A genome region from Nocardiopsis exhalans includes the following:
- a CDS encoding Dyp-type peroxidase encodes MGRLYDGPRPAGPHPFQELRGERHTAVATPGDLLFHLRAEHMDLCFELAQHIAHRLEGHADVVDEVHGFRYFDKRDLLGFVDGTELRIVRENMPFGTVGAGEFGTSFIGYAAHPDVTERMLRNMFLGDPPGAHDRILDFSTAVTGGLFHVPTEDFMEDPPHVRPTENTGSAGATGG; translated from the coding sequence GTGGGACGCCTCTACGACGGCCCCCGCCCCGCCGGACCGCACCCCTTCCAGGAGCTCAGGGGCGAGCGGCACACGGCGGTGGCCACCCCGGGCGACCTGTTGTTCCATCTGCGGGCCGAGCACATGGACCTGTGCTTCGAGCTGGCCCAGCACATCGCGCACCGCCTGGAGGGGCACGCTGACGTCGTCGACGAGGTGCACGGATTCCGGTACTTCGACAAACGCGACCTGCTGGGGTTCGTCGACGGCACCGAACTCAGGATCGTCCGGGAGAACATGCCCTTCGGCACGGTCGGGGCCGGGGAGTTCGGCACCTCCTTCATCGGGTACGCGGCCCACCCCGACGTGACCGAGCGGATGCTGCGCAACATGTTCCTCGGTGACCCGCCAGGCGCCCACGACCGCATCCTGGACTTCTCCACGGCCGTCACCGGAGGGCTCTTCCACGTCCCCACCGAAGACTTCATGGAGGACCCACCGCACGTCCGCCCGACCGAGAACACCGGTTCGGCCGGGGCGACCGGAGGGTGA
- a CDS encoding FdhF/YdeP family oxidoreductase — MSDDRKWSQHDYHHPAAGWGAAASVMRVLAGEREAIDGPRAIMRMNHENGGFDCPGCAWPDDLKGLKLDICENGVKHVTWEMTHKRVDREFFARHTVTELRDWSEFELEDQGRLTEPMVYEADTDRYAPITWQAAFALVGRHLRELDSPNQASFYTSGRLGNEATFLYQLMAREYGTNNLPDCSNMCHEASGRALKASLGTGKGTADLKDWETAEALFIMGVNAASNAPRMLTALTEAHRRGARIVHVNPLVEAAARRAIIPHDFVGMALMKSTKTSNLNLQIRPGGDMALMRAIAKVLLAKAEHDPHAVDREFIDRHTTGFEEYRALCQDTPWEVLERQTGLERPQILDAAEVYAQSDRTLISWCLGVTQHEHGVDTVREIVNVLLLRGNLGREGAGPSPVRGHSNVQGNRTCGIDHRPEPEFLDRLGEACGIDPPREQGMDTVATVRAMHDGSVKVFVGMGGNFVMAAPDTPYTAEGLRKCDLTVHVSTKLNRSHLEHGRDALILPCLGRTEKDHQRAGIQSTSVEDSMSMVHLSVGMKKPASPHLLSEPAIIAGMARATLPESHTPWERYVEDYDRIRDTMAKALTGFEDFNRRVRLPLGFRLVQPARELVFHTPSGRAEFSHAELPDVVPAADVLVLQTMRSHDQWNTTIYSDDDRYRGVRNLRTLILMNAGDMRDRGIGEGDLVDIESTSKDGSRRHLRRYRALAYDMPRGSAAGYMPEMNVLIGAADYSTQSDQPLMKNVMVRVALSTDRATGENRRKAAEQPRS, encoded by the coding sequence ATGTCGGATGACAGGAAGTGGTCGCAGCACGACTACCACCACCCCGCCGCCGGCTGGGGAGCGGCCGCGTCGGTGATGCGGGTGCTGGCCGGGGAGCGCGAGGCGATCGACGGCCCCCGCGCGATCATGAGGATGAACCACGAGAACGGCGGGTTCGACTGCCCCGGCTGCGCCTGGCCCGACGACCTCAAGGGCCTCAAGCTCGACATCTGCGAGAACGGCGTCAAGCACGTCACCTGGGAGATGACGCACAAGCGCGTCGACCGGGAGTTCTTCGCCCGGCACACCGTCACCGAGCTGCGGGACTGGAGCGAGTTCGAGCTGGAGGACCAGGGGCGACTGACCGAGCCCATGGTCTACGAGGCCGACACCGACCGGTACGCCCCCATCACCTGGCAGGCCGCGTTCGCTCTGGTCGGGCGGCACCTGCGTGAACTGGACTCACCGAACCAGGCCTCCTTCTACACCTCGGGCCGCCTGGGCAACGAGGCGACCTTCCTCTACCAGCTGATGGCCCGCGAGTACGGCACCAACAACCTGCCCGACTGCTCCAACATGTGCCACGAGGCCTCCGGCCGCGCCCTGAAGGCCTCCCTGGGGACCGGCAAGGGCACCGCCGACCTCAAGGACTGGGAGACCGCCGAAGCCCTCTTCATCATGGGGGTCAACGCCGCCTCCAACGCGCCCCGCATGCTCACCGCACTCACCGAGGCCCACAGGCGCGGCGCCCGGATCGTGCACGTCAACCCGCTGGTGGAGGCCGCGGCCCGCAGGGCGATCATCCCGCACGACTTCGTCGGTATGGCCCTGATGAAGTCCACCAAGACCAGCAACCTCAACCTCCAGATCCGCCCCGGCGGCGACATGGCGCTCATGCGGGCCATCGCCAAGGTGCTCCTGGCCAAGGCCGAACACGATCCGCACGCGGTGGACCGTGAGTTCATCGACCGCCACACCACCGGCTTCGAGGAGTACCGTGCCCTGTGCCAGGACACCCCCTGGGAGGTCCTGGAACGCCAGACCGGCCTGGAGCGGCCCCAGATCCTGGACGCCGCGGAGGTCTACGCCCAGTCCGACCGCACGCTGATCAGCTGGTGCCTGGGCGTCACCCAGCACGAACACGGGGTGGACACCGTCCGCGAGATCGTCAACGTCCTGCTGCTGCGCGGCAACCTCGGCCGTGAGGGCGCGGGCCCCTCCCCGGTACGCGGCCACAGCAACGTCCAGGGCAACCGCACCTGCGGCATCGACCACCGGCCCGAACCGGAGTTCCTGGACCGGCTGGGCGAGGCCTGCGGCATCGACCCGCCGCGCGAACAGGGGATGGACACCGTCGCGACCGTGCGCGCCATGCACGACGGCTCCGTGAAGGTGTTCGTCGGGATGGGCGGCAACTTCGTCATGGCCGCCCCGGACACCCCCTACACCGCAGAAGGTCTGCGCAAGTGCGACCTCACCGTACACGTGAGCACCAAGCTCAACCGCAGCCACCTCGAACACGGCAGGGACGCGCTCATCCTGCCCTGCCTGGGCCGCACCGAGAAGGACCACCAGCGCGCCGGGATCCAGTCCACCTCGGTCGAGGACTCCATGAGCATGGTGCACCTGTCCGTGGGCATGAAGAAGCCCGCCTCCCCGCACCTGCTCTCCGAACCAGCGATCATCGCGGGCATGGCCCGGGCCACCCTGCCCGAAAGCCACACCCCGTGGGAGCGCTACGTGGAGGACTACGACCGCATCCGCGACACCATGGCCAAGGCGCTCACCGGCTTCGAGGACTTCAACCGCCGGGTGCGCCTGCCCCTGGGATTCCGGCTGGTCCAACCCGCCCGCGAACTGGTCTTCCACACCCCCTCCGGGCGTGCGGAGTTCTCCCACGCCGAACTCCCCGACGTGGTGCCCGCCGCCGACGTGCTGGTCCTGCAGACCATGCGCTCCCACGACCAGTGGAACACCACGATCTACTCCGACGACGACCGCTACCGGGGCGTGAGGAACCTGCGCACCCTCATCCTCATGAACGCCGGGGACATGCGCGATCGCGGTATCGGCGAGGGCGACCTGGTGGACATCGAGTCCACCTCCAAGGACGGCTCCCGCCGCCACCTGCGCCGCTACCGCGCGCTCGCCTACGACATGCCGCGCGGCAGCGCCGCCGGGTACATGCCCGAGATGAACGTGCTCATCGGCGCCGCCGACTACAGCACCCAGAGTGACCAGCCGCTGATGAAGAACGTGATGGTGAGGGTGGCCCTGTCCACGGACCGCGCGACGGGGGAGAACCGCCGCAAGGCCGCCGAGCAGCCCCGATCCTGA
- a CDS encoding acyl-CoA dehydrogenase family protein, which produces MQLVLEPEQEDLRAAVRAFAREESPNTLLSRVADGDRAPVPGLWRGLADRLDLLGLTVPEAHGGSGAGQVERAVALEELGRALVPVPYLSCAALAVDTLTTLADERAGTELLPAIAAANLLVAVAVTENGRWDTEGLATRAEPGGDGEGWELTGRKETVLDGAEADVLLVLAAAPDGPGFFQVDRDARGLTRTPLEPLDPTRPFARIGLDTTPARRLNTPDARAALARIRDLASVAVAAEALGVLAHSLETAVEYAKVRVQFGRYIGSYQAVKHLCVDSHVDLELSESVLRYAAWAADHAPDELPVAAAHARLAVPGAAFRTAARTIEVLGGVGFTWEHDAHLYYKRAKALDLLLGDPADAARVLADRIMPSTASEVSEVTR; this is translated from the coding sequence ATGCAGTTGGTCCTCGAACCCGAACAGGAAGACCTGCGCGCCGCGGTGCGCGCCTTCGCCCGCGAGGAGTCCCCCAACACCCTGCTCAGCAGGGTGGCCGACGGCGACCGCGCCCCCGTACCCGGTCTGTGGCGCGGCCTGGCCGACCGGCTCGACCTCCTGGGACTGACCGTGCCCGAGGCCCACGGTGGCTCCGGTGCCGGACAAGTGGAACGCGCCGTGGCCCTGGAGGAACTCGGCCGCGCCCTGGTTCCGGTCCCGTACCTGTCCTGCGCGGCGCTGGCGGTCGACACCCTCACCACCCTGGCCGACGAGCGGGCCGGCACCGAACTCCTGCCCGCCATCGCCGCCGCAAACCTGCTCGTGGCCGTCGCCGTCACCGAGAACGGCCGCTGGGACACCGAAGGACTCGCCACCCGCGCCGAACCCGGCGGGGACGGCGAGGGCTGGGAACTGACCGGGCGCAAGGAGACGGTCCTGGACGGGGCCGAGGCCGACGTCCTCCTGGTTCTGGCCGCCGCCCCCGACGGGCCCGGCTTCTTCCAGGTCGACCGCGACGCCCGCGGACTCACCCGCACCCCGCTGGAACCGCTCGACCCCACCCGACCCTTCGCCCGGATCGGCCTCGACACCACCCCGGCCCGCCGCCTGAACACTCCGGACGCCCGAGCCGCCCTGGCCCGGATCCGGGATCTCGCCTCGGTGGCGGTGGCCGCCGAGGCCCTTGGTGTCCTGGCCCACTCCCTGGAGACCGCGGTCGAGTACGCCAAGGTCCGGGTCCAGTTCGGCCGCTACATCGGCTCCTACCAGGCCGTCAAACACCTGTGCGTGGACTCCCACGTGGACCTGGAACTGTCCGAGTCCGTCCTGCGGTACGCCGCCTGGGCAGCCGACCACGCCCCCGACGAACTCCCGGTGGCCGCCGCCCACGCCCGGCTCGCCGTGCCCGGAGCGGCCTTCCGCACCGCCGCCCGCACCATTGAGGTGCTCGGCGGGGTCGGCTTCACCTGGGAACACGACGCCCACCTGTACTACAAACGGGCCAAAGCCCTGGATCTCCTGCTCGGCGACCCCGCCGACGCCGCGCGCGTCCTCGCCGACCGAATCATGCCGAGTACCGCTTCTGAGGTTTCCGAGGTGACCCGGTGA
- a CDS encoding acyl-CoA synthetase — protein MHPGVHAVHSPAKPAAVQAETGEVLTYATLADNSRRLARYLHDQGLRPDDHLALLTDNTLRAFEVHWAALRSGLHITAVNRHLTPDEISYIVDDCGAKALVVSARLKDLVERLGVPGVAVRLAYGVRSGPGRPDGGRPDRDLPEAYTPYAAALAEASDKPLPDLPRGTDMLYSSGTTGRPKGIHKELPGVAVDEIPTMVASIVALNDFDRDTVYLSPAPIYHAAPLRFAEAVHSLGGTVVLMERFDAEGALAAIERYRVTHSQWVPTMFVRMLKLDPQVRERYDLSSQRFAVHAAAPCPVDVKRAMIDWWGPVVNEYYSSTEANGLTFIGSQEWLERPGSVGRALLGTVHVCDELGAELSAGKVGIVYFARDEATFSYHNDPAKTARAQHPDRPNWTTTGDMGYLDEDGYLFLTDRTDFMVISGGVNIYPQEIEGSLALHPRVLDVAVIGVPDPEMGESVKAVVQTPDGVVGDDELADELQAHLRERIAGYKVPRSFDFVDELPRTPSGKLLKHQLRRRYVKPDAAPR, from the coding sequence ATGCACCCAGGCGTCCATGCTGTCCACTCCCCCGCCAAGCCGGCCGCGGTTCAGGCCGAGACCGGTGAGGTCCTCACCTACGCGACCCTGGCCGACAACTCACGGCGCCTGGCGCGCTACCTGCACGACCAGGGGCTGCGCCCCGACGACCACCTGGCCCTGCTGACGGACAACACCCTGCGCGCCTTCGAGGTGCACTGGGCGGCCCTGCGCTCGGGTCTGCACATCACCGCCGTGAACCGGCACCTCACCCCGGACGAGATCAGCTACATCGTCGACGACTGCGGGGCCAAGGCCCTGGTGGTCTCCGCCCGGCTGAAGGACCTGGTCGAACGGCTGGGCGTCCCCGGGGTGGCCGTCCGGCTGGCCTACGGCGTCCGGTCAGGCCCCGGCCGACCGGACGGTGGCCGCCCGGACAGGGACCTGCCCGAGGCCTACACCCCCTACGCCGCGGCCCTGGCCGAGGCCTCCGACAAGCCTCTGCCGGACCTGCCGCGCGGCACCGACATGCTGTACTCCTCCGGGACCACCGGGCGGCCCAAGGGGATACACAAGGAACTCCCCGGCGTGGCCGTGGACGAGATCCCCACGATGGTGGCCAGCATCGTCGCCCTGAACGACTTCGACCGGGACACCGTGTACCTGTCCCCCGCGCCGATCTACCACGCGGCGCCGCTGCGCTTCGCCGAGGCGGTGCACTCCCTGGGCGGCACGGTCGTGCTCATGGAGCGCTTCGACGCCGAGGGGGCGCTGGCCGCGATCGAGCGGTACCGCGTCACGCACAGCCAGTGGGTGCCCACCATGTTCGTGCGCATGCTCAAGCTGGACCCTCAGGTGCGCGAGCGGTACGACCTGTCCAGTCAGCGGTTCGCCGTGCACGCGGCCGCGCCCTGCCCGGTGGACGTCAAGCGGGCGATGATCGACTGGTGGGGGCCGGTGGTCAACGAGTACTACTCCTCGACCGAGGCCAACGGGCTGACCTTCATCGGCTCCCAGGAATGGCTGGAGCGGCCCGGCTCGGTGGGCCGGGCGCTGCTCGGCACCGTGCACGTGTGCGACGAGCTGGGTGCGGAACTGTCTGCGGGGAAGGTCGGCATCGTCTACTTCGCCCGTGACGAAGCCACGTTCAGCTACCACAACGATCCCGCCAAGACCGCCCGTGCCCAGCATCCGGACCGCCCGAACTGGACCACCACCGGGGACATGGGCTACCTGGACGAGGACGGCTACCTGTTCCTCACCGACCGCACGGACTTCATGGTCATCTCCGGCGGGGTGAACATCTATCCCCAGGAGATCGAGGGGTCGCTGGCCCTGCACCCGCGGGTGCTGGACGTGGCGGTGATCGGGGTGCCCGACCCGGAGATGGGCGAGTCCGTCAAGGCGGTCGTGCAGACCCCGGACGGGGTGGTCGGCGACGACGAGCTCGCCGACGAGCTCCAGGCGCACCTGCGCGAGCGCATCGCCGGGTACAAGGTGCCGCGCTCCTTCGACTTCGTCGACGAACTCCCCCGGACCCCCAGCGGCAAGCTGCTCAAACACCAGCTGCGCAGGCGGTATGTCAAGCCTGACGCCGCGCCTCGGTGA
- a CDS encoding SAM-dependent methyltransferase — protein MTDDATPSAAPSAGAPSGGKPQIDTTRTHSARIWNYWMGGKDNYPIDRAAGDQVAEFFPEIVDLARTSREFLVRVVTHLTGEVGIRQFLDIGTGMPTANNTHEVAQSIAPESRVVYVDNDPLVLTHARALLVGTPEGATDYVDADLRDPDAILEHAARTLDFDQPIALMLMGILGHIPDDELQPIVSRLVAALPSGSYLASYDGTNTSEAYNQAIEVGNKQGDVPYLLRSPEAVAARFEGLELLEPGVVPCPLWRPHIEGARKGLDQYGGVARKP, from the coding sequence ATGACCGACGACGCGACACCGTCCGCCGCTCCCTCCGCCGGCGCCCCCTCCGGTGGCAAGCCGCAGATCGACACCACCCGGACCCACTCGGCCCGGATCTGGAACTACTGGATGGGCGGCAAGGACAACTACCCGATCGACCGCGCCGCCGGTGACCAGGTGGCCGAGTTCTTCCCCGAGATCGTGGACCTGGCCCGCACCAGCCGCGAGTTCCTGGTCCGCGTGGTGACCCACCTGACCGGAGAGGTCGGCATCCGGCAGTTCCTCGACATCGGCACGGGCATGCCCACCGCCAACAACACCCACGAGGTCGCCCAGTCGATCGCACCCGAGTCCCGCGTGGTCTACGTGGACAACGACCCGCTGGTCCTCACGCACGCCCGGGCGCTCCTGGTCGGCACCCCCGAGGGAGCCACCGACTACGTCGACGCCGACCTGCGCGACCCCGACGCGATCCTGGAGCACGCCGCCCGAACCCTGGACTTCGATCAGCCGATCGCGCTGATGCTGATGGGGATCCTGGGCCACATCCCCGACGACGAGCTGCAGCCGATCGTGAGCCGTCTCGTGGCCGCCCTGCCATCCGGCAGCTATCTGGCGAGCTACGACGGCACCAACACCAGCGAGGCCTACAACCAGGCCATCGAGGTGGGCAACAAGCAGGGCGACGTGCCCTACCTCCTGCGCAGCCCCGAGGCGGTCGCCGCCCGGTTCGAGGGGCTGGAGCTGTTGGAGCCCGGTGTGGTCCCCTGCCCGCTGTGGCGCCCGCACATCGAGGGCGCCCGCAAGGGCCTGGACCAGTACGGCGGGGTGGCCCGCAAGCCGTGA
- a CDS encoding crotonase/enoyl-CoA hydratase family protein, with translation MSDREIRYEVADGIATITLNRPEKLNALTAAMGRQLREAFDTTDADDAVRAVVLTGAGRAFCAGADLGRGASTFDADSAGHPGSAPDAETVDGVPRDGGGVLALRVAASLKPVIVAVNGPAVGLGATMTLPADIRIAADSARFGFVFTRRGLVPEAASSWFLPRIVGISQAMEWVATGRVFNAQEALTGGLVSRVEPADGLLDAAYGIAREIVENTSAVSVALSRRMLWSMLGADGPWDAHRMDSRAIYRLGGGDEAAEGVLSFLEKRPPRFPGRVDEYHDVLPDWPQRPEDD, from the coding sequence GTGAGCGACCGCGAGATCCGCTACGAGGTGGCCGACGGCATCGCCACCATCACCCTGAACCGCCCCGAGAAGCTCAACGCGCTCACCGCCGCCATGGGCCGACAACTCCGCGAGGCCTTCGACACCACCGACGCCGACGACGCGGTCCGGGCCGTCGTGCTGACCGGTGCCGGTCGCGCGTTCTGCGCCGGGGCCGATCTGGGCCGGGGCGCCAGCACGTTCGACGCCGACTCCGCGGGCCACCCGGGTTCGGCCCCCGACGCCGAGACCGTGGACGGGGTGCCCCGCGACGGCGGCGGGGTGCTCGCGCTGCGCGTGGCGGCCTCGCTCAAACCGGTGATCGTCGCGGTCAACGGCCCCGCCGTAGGGCTGGGCGCCACCATGACCCTGCCCGCGGACATCCGGATCGCGGCGGACAGCGCCCGGTTCGGTTTCGTGTTCACCCGCCGGGGGCTGGTGCCCGAGGCGGCCTCCAGCTGGTTCCTGCCCCGGATCGTCGGCATCTCCCAGGCGATGGAGTGGGTGGCCACCGGCCGGGTCTTCAACGCCCAGGAGGCCCTCACCGGCGGGCTGGTCTCCCGGGTCGAACCCGCTGACGGGCTGCTGGACGCCGCCTACGGCATCGCCCGCGAGATCGTCGAGAACACCTCCGCGGTGTCGGTGGCGCTCTCCCGCCGCATGCTGTGGTCGATGCTGGGCGCGGACGGCCCCTGGGACGCGCACCGGATGGACTCCCGGGCGATCTACCGCCTGGGCGGGGGTGACGAGGCGGCCGAGGGCGTGCTGTCCTTCCTGGAGAAGCGCCCGCCCCGCTTCCCCGGCCGCGTCGACGAGTACCACGACGTCCTGCCCGACTGGCCGCAGCGCCCCGAGGACGACTGA
- a CDS encoding glyoxalase — protein MTSINTVIIDAADPEAALRFYSDAFGLSTEVGARTGQSPTSGFRGFTLSLVVSQPSTVDSLVGSALEAGATELNPVAKSLWGYGGSVRAPDGTVCTVASSSKKDTDPATRRIDDLILQLGVTDVTASKKFYVEQGLVVANSFGGKYVQFEAGSGPVKLALYKRRGLAKVAGVSPEGSGSHRLTVGNDTADFTDPDGFVWEAARKDDRP, from the coding sequence ATGACCTCGATCAACACCGTGATCATCGACGCAGCCGACCCTGAGGCAGCGCTCCGTTTCTACTCCGACGCCTTCGGTCTGAGCACCGAGGTGGGTGCGCGGACCGGCCAATCGCCGACCTCCGGGTTCCGCGGGTTCACGCTCTCGCTCGTGGTGTCACAGCCTTCCACCGTCGACTCCCTCGTCGGCTCCGCCCTCGAAGCCGGAGCGACGGAGCTGAACCCGGTCGCGAAGTCGCTGTGGGGCTACGGCGGATCCGTGCGCGCCCCGGACGGGACCGTCTGCACGGTCGCCTCCTCGTCGAAGAAGGACACCGACCCGGCCACCAGGCGGATCGACGACCTCATCCTCCAACTGGGCGTCACCGACGTGACCGCGAGCAAGAAGTTCTACGTCGAACAGGGCCTGGTCGTGGCCAACAGCTTCGGCGGCAAGTACGTCCAGTTCGAGGCCGGGTCCGGCCCGGTGAAGCTGGCGCTCTACAAGCGCCGTGGCCTGGCCAAGGTCGCGGGGGTCTCCCCCGAGGGCAGCGGATCGCACCGGCTCACCGTCGGAAACGACACCGCGGACTTCACCGACCCGGACGGGTTCGTCTGGGAAGCCGCCCGGAAGGACGACCGTCCCTGA
- a CDS encoding PQQ-binding-like beta-propeller repeat protein has product MLGLVCLLALSACSAGEEDDSGPAPSVISPATLVTCEDRGDCGEPGSVRWSIPLTDDYQMTRSQEEASRIAPAGQWLDHQAPDPGGVVDDNGILYHHRDTLVTAIDTVGGTELWTEELDHPVDRVRMVGQTLVVRTLAPGERGNGRIHLFLPDGDGARSLETDLPEDVSLGWRMAVNDTHLVVWDEIFWGIEEDVARVFLIDAATGAVEWEHTGRVGLDNHNLAEDNTVYLRQPAPETDDEPLSVIGMVGGEEVTEFDLPEEVGRSSYQLWATDTGELLFNTGRCTLGEADCADRRITAVDADTGRTMWSEERAGAIVSMTEDGSTTRLHIETGNDYRTLDARTGEVLAEGVEAAQETEALLGSFGVSRPHPRTVLPSELRSLDEESLEELEEEEVEEMAARLAQELDMIPAELHGPGMEEIPLEGLAAGIRRLTTYLAEDGRVVGVFVGCAPGGVRPSSWDSASPEAVCAEPRLFAVDYGV; this is encoded by the coding sequence GTGCTCGGGCTCGTCTGCCTGCTCGCGCTCTCGGCCTGTTCCGCCGGTGAGGAGGACGACAGCGGCCCCGCTCCTTCCGTGATCAGCCCGGCGACCCTGGTCACCTGCGAGGATCGCGGAGACTGCGGCGAGCCGGGTTCGGTGCGCTGGTCGATCCCGCTGACGGACGATTACCAGATGACCCGCTCCCAGGAAGAGGCTTCGCGGATCGCCCCGGCTGGCCAGTGGTTGGACCACCAGGCGCCCGACCCCGGTGGGGTCGTCGACGACAACGGGATCCTGTACCACCACCGCGACACTCTGGTGACGGCGATCGACACCGTCGGCGGCACGGAGCTGTGGACGGAGGAGTTGGACCACCCGGTCGACCGCGTGCGGATGGTCGGGCAGACCCTGGTCGTGCGGACTCTCGCCCCGGGGGAGAGGGGCAACGGACGGATCCATCTGTTCCTCCCGGACGGGGACGGGGCGCGGTCGTTGGAGACGGACCTGCCCGAGGACGTGTCACTGGGCTGGCGGATGGCGGTCAACGACACCCACCTGGTGGTCTGGGACGAGATCTTCTGGGGTATCGAGGAGGACGTCGCCCGCGTCTTCCTGATCGACGCCGCCACCGGGGCGGTGGAGTGGGAGCACACCGGACGCGTGGGGTTGGACAACCACAATCTCGCTGAAGACAACACGGTGTACCTGCGACAGCCCGCGCCGGAGACCGACGACGAACCCCTCAGCGTCATCGGGATGGTCGGCGGCGAGGAAGTCACCGAGTTCGACCTTCCGGAAGAGGTGGGCCGGTCCTCCTACCAGCTCTGGGCGACCGACACCGGGGAACTGCTGTTCAACACCGGTCGGTGCACGCTGGGGGAGGCCGACTGCGCGGACCGTCGGATCACCGCCGTGGACGCCGACACCGGACGCACGATGTGGAGTGAGGAGCGGGCCGGGGCGATCGTGTCCATGACCGAGGACGGCTCCACCACCCGCCTGCACATCGAAACCGGAAACGACTACCGGACCCTGGACGCCCGTACCGGCGAGGTCCTGGCCGAGGGCGTGGAAGCGGCCCAGGAGACCGAGGCGCTGCTGGGCTCGTTCGGTGTCAGCCGCCCGCACCCGAGGACGGTGCTCCCGTCCGAACTGCGCTCGCTGGACGAGGAGAGCCTTGAGGAACTGGAGGAAGAGGAGGTCGAGGAGATGGCGGCCCGCCTGGCACAGGAGCTCGACATGATCCCCGCCGAGCTCCACGGGCCGGGCATGGAAGAGATCCCCCTCGAAGGCCTGGCCGCGGGGATCCGACGCCTGACCACCTATCTCGCCGAGGACGGGAGGGTGGTCGGGGTCTTCGTCGGCTGCGCTCCCGGCGGGGTCCGGCCCTCGTCCTGGGACTCGGCCAGCCCCGAGGCGGTATGTGCCGAACCCCGCCTGTTCGCCGTCGACTACGGGGTTTGA
- a CDS encoding acyl-CoA dehydrogenase family protein, whose protein sequence is MGEPAARPSETSTEETPERFGARAGDWLAEHLPEGIEFEPRTPQEELAHSRSFQAALYDAGFAGVTWPVEYGGRGLGQVHQQAFNDAVRDFSPPVGPFIVGLGMCGPTLADLGTEAQKQRYLRPLLRGEEIWCQLFSEPGAGSDVASLQSRAVRDGDGWVLDGQKVWTTGAHVSDFGAILVRTDPGVPKHQGLTMFVLDMRAPGVTVRPLRDMTGRSVFNEVFLDGVRLPADSVIGEVGQGWAAAVTMLGHERVFIGGMASRRSDALSFTALAGLAAERGTDRDPVVRERLARLYAQQRALSLFTRRMRQEADTGRPPGARGSVAKLVGALNDALAVEISGDVTGPTALAWDGVDTGATDRALAVNGAPSSSIAGGTNEIQRNIIGERVLGLPKEPSVDRGVPFRELRVGTQKPGTE, encoded by the coding sequence ATGGGCGAACCAGCGGCCAGGCCTTCCGAAACCAGTACCGAGGAGACACCGGAGCGGTTCGGCGCCCGGGCCGGAGACTGGCTCGCCGAGCACCTCCCCGAAGGGATCGAGTTCGAGCCCCGCACCCCGCAGGAGGAGCTCGCGCACTCCCGCTCCTTCCAGGCCGCCCTCTACGACGCCGGGTTCGCCGGGGTCACCTGGCCCGTCGAGTACGGCGGACGCGGACTGGGCCAGGTTCACCAGCAGGCCTTCAACGACGCGGTCCGGGACTTCTCCCCGCCGGTCGGGCCGTTCATCGTGGGCCTGGGCATGTGCGGCCCCACCCTCGCCGACCTGGGCACCGAGGCGCAGAAACAGCGCTACCTGCGCCCCCTGCTGCGCGGTGAGGAGATCTGGTGCCAGCTCTTCTCCGAACCCGGCGCGGGCTCGGACGTGGCCAGCCTGCAGAGCCGGGCGGTCCGCGACGGTGACGGCTGGGTCCTGGACGGCCAGAAGGTGTGGACCACCGGCGCCCACGTCTCCGACTTCGGCGCGATCCTGGTGCGCACCGACCCCGGCGTGCCCAAACACCAGGGGCTCACCATGTTCGTCCTGGACATGCGCGCCCCGGGGGTGACCGTGCGCCCGCTGCGCGACATGACCGGGCGGTCCGTGTTCAACGAGGTCTTCCTGGACGGGGTGCGCCTACCCGCCGACAGCGTTATCGGCGAGGTCGGCCAGGGGTGGGCGGCGGCCGTGACCATGCTCGGCCACGAACGGGTCTTCATCGGCGGCATGGCCTCCCGCCGCTCCGACGCGCTCTCCTTCACCGCCCTGGCCGGGCTCGCCGCCGAACGCGGGACCGACCGGGACCCGGTGGTGCGTGAACGCCTCGCCCGCCTGTACGCACAGCAGCGCGCACTGAGCCTGTTCACCCGCCGGATGCGCCAGGAGGCGGACACGGGACGCCCGCCCGGCGCACGGGGTTCGGTCGCCAAGCTGGTGGGGGCGCTCAACGACGCCCTGGCCGTGGAGATCTCCGGAGACGTCACCGGACCCACCGCCCTGGCCTGGGACGGAGTTGACACGGGCGCGACCGACCGCGCCCTGGCGGTCAACGGCGCCCCCTCCTCCTCGATCGCCGGGGGCACCAACGAGATCCAGCGCAACATCATCGGCGAACGCGTCCTGGGGCTGCCCAAGGAACCCTCCGTCGACCGCGGCGTGCCCTTCCGTGAACTGCGGGTCGGCACCCAGAAGCCCGGCACCGAGTAG